A region of Sphingomonas sp. DNA encodes the following proteins:
- a CDS encoding integration host factor subunit beta translates to MIRSELVQKLCDDHPDLTLKEVERVVGAFYEAIIAQLQDGGRIELRGFGAFSTRGRDARKGRNPRTGEAVDVDAKRVPYFKPGKEMRERLNV, encoded by the coding sequence GTGATCCGATCCGAACTCGTGCAGAAATTGTGCGACGATCATCCCGATCTGACGCTCAAGGAAGTCGAGCGCGTCGTCGGCGCCTTCTACGAGGCGATCATCGCGCAGCTCCAGGATGGCGGTCGGATCGAGCTGCGCGGCTTCGGCGCCTTCTCGACACGCGGTCGCGATGCGCGCAAGGGCCGCAATCCGCGCACCGGCGAGGCGGTGGACGTCGATGCCAAGCGCGTCCCCTATTTCAAGCCCGGCAAGGAAATGCGCGAGCGGCTGAACGTCTGA
- the rpsA gene encoding 30S ribosomal protein S1 — protein sequence MATTANPTRDDFAALLNESLGGENESFEGRVVVGTVTGIENDLAVIDVGLKSEGRVPLREFAAPGQKAELKIGDQVEVYVDRIENTHGEAMLSRDRARREAAWDKLEGEYSAGNRVDGVIFGRVKGGFTVDLGGAVAFLPGSQVDIRPVRDVTPLMDIAQPFQILKMDRRRGNIVVSRRAILEETRAEQRSGLIQSLTEGQVVDGVVKNITDYGAFVDLGGIDGLLHVTDISYKRVGHPSEVLEIGQTVKVQIVRINRETQRISLGMKQLESDPWEGAGAKYPVGGVFTGRVTNITEYGAFVELEAGIEGLVHVSEMSWTKKNVHPGKIVSTSQEVEVAVIEVDEEKRRISLGLKQAQANPWAAFADKHPVGTEVEGEVKNATEFGLFIGLDGDVDGMVHMSDIAWGVSGEDALNLHRKGEMVKAVVLDVDVEKERISLGMKQLERGGVAKGTSASAGGVSKNDIVTVTVLDVRDGGLEVQIGDDGATGFIKRTDLGRDRDEQRPERFQNGQKLDAMVIGFDRSKKPNFSIKALQIAEEKQAVAQYGSSDSGASLGDILGEALKQKQS from the coding sequence ATGGCCACCACGGCAAACCCGACCCGCGACGATTTCGCGGCGCTGCTCAACGAATCGCTGGGCGGCGAAAATGAAAGCTTCGAAGGCCGCGTCGTCGTCGGCACCGTCACCGGCATCGAGAACGATCTCGCTGTCATCGATGTCGGCCTCAAGAGCGAAGGCCGCGTGCCGCTGCGCGAATTCGCCGCGCCGGGCCAGAAGGCCGAGCTGAAGATCGGCGACCAGGTCGAGGTCTATGTCGACCGCATCGAGAACACCCATGGCGAAGCGATGCTGTCGCGCGACCGCGCCCGCCGCGAAGCCGCCTGGGACAAGCTGGAAGGCGAATATAGCGCCGGCAACCGCGTCGACGGCGTGATCTTCGGCCGCGTCAAGGGCGGCTTCACCGTCGACCTGGGCGGCGCCGTCGCCTTCCTGCCGGGCAGCCAGGTGGACATCCGCCCGGTCCGCGACGTCACCCCGCTGATGGACATCGCCCAGCCCTTCCAGATCCTGAAGATGGACCGCCGCCGCGGCAATATCGTCGTGTCGCGCCGCGCCATTCTGGAGGAGACCCGCGCCGAGCAGCGTTCGGGCCTGATCCAGAGCCTGACCGAAGGCCAGGTCGTGGACGGCGTCGTCAAGAACATCACCGATTACGGCGCCTTCGTCGATCTGGGCGGCATCGACGGCCTGCTCCACGTCACCGACATCAGCTACAAGCGCGTCGGCCATCCGAGCGAGGTGCTGGAGATCGGCCAGACCGTGAAGGTCCAGATCGTCCGCATCAACCGCGAGACGCAGCGCATCAGCCTCGGCATGAAGCAACTCGAAAGCGATCCGTGGGAAGGCGCCGGCGCCAAATATCCGGTTGGCGGCGTGTTCACCGGCCGCGTGACCAACATCACCGAATATGGCGCCTTCGTGGAGCTGGAAGCGGGCATCGAGGGCCTGGTCCACGTCTCCGAGATGAGCTGGACCAAGAAGAACGTCCATCCGGGCAAGATCGTCTCCACCTCCCAGGAGGTCGAGGTCGCCGTGATCGAGGTGGACGAGGAGAAGCGCCGGATCAGCCTCGGCCTCAAGCAGGCGCAGGCCAATCCCTGGGCCGCCTTCGCCGACAAGCACCCGGTCGGCACCGAAGTCGAGGGCGAGGTCAAGAACGCCACCGAATTCGGCCTGTTCATCGGCCTGGACGGCGACGTGGACGGCATGGTCCACATGTCCGACATCGCCTGGGGCGTTTCCGGCGAGGACGCGCTCAACCTGCATCGCAAGGGCGAGATGGTGAAGGCGGTCGTGCTCGACGTCGATGTCGAGAAGGAGCGCATCAGCCTCGGCATGAAGCAGCTCGAGCGCGGCGGCGTCGCCAAGGGCACGAGCGCCAGCGCCGGGGGCGTTTCCAAGAACGACATCGTCACCGTCACCGTGCTCGACGTGCGCGACGGCGGGCTCGAGGTCCAGATCGGCGACGACGGGGCGACCGGCTTCATCAAGCGCACCGATCTCGGCCGCGACCGCGACGAGCAGCGTCCGGAGCGTTTCCAGAACGGCCAGAAGCTCGACGCGATGGTGATCGGCTTCGATCGTTCGAAGAAACCGAACTTCTCGATCAAGGCGCTTCAGATCGCCGAGGAGAAGCAGGCAGTTGCACAATATGGCTCGTCCGATTCCGGCGCGAGCCTGGGCGACATCCTGGGCGAAGCGCTCAAGCAGAAGCAGAGCTGA
- a CDS encoding DUF4112 domain-containing protein: protein MPRIDRAEIERMARDLPVGRDPHSVRRRIEAMEALLERVFVVPGINRPVGLDAIVGLVPVIGDIVTAAMGAWIVWEARNLGMSKFHLARMTANVGFDALIGAVPIAGDLLDFVFRSNSRNVRIVRRWLDKHHPATRTIDGDVTQHR, encoded by the coding sequence ATGCCCCGGATCGACCGGGCCGAAATCGAGCGGATGGCGCGCGACCTCCCGGTGGGACGCGACCCCCATTCGGTGCGCCGCCGGATCGAGGCGATGGAGGCGCTGCTGGAGCGCGTCTTCGTCGTGCCGGGCATCAACCGGCCGGTCGGCCTGGACGCGATCGTCGGCCTGGTGCCGGTGATCGGCGATATCGTGACCGCCGCGATGGGCGCGTGGATCGTCTGGGAAGCACGCAATCTGGGCATGTCGAAATTCCACCTGGCGCGCATGACCGCCAATGTCGGCTTCGACGCGCTGATCGGTGCGGTGCCGATTGCCGGCGACCTGCTCGATTTCGTTTTCCGTTCCAACAGCCGCAACGTGCGGATCGTCCGCCGCTGGCTGGACAAGCACCATCCGGCGACGCGGACGATCGACGGCGATGTGACACAGCACCGCTAA
- a CDS encoding ABC transporter substrate-binding protein: protein MLAPAACRQPATGPVEVSAIGAPARLHNPNLEPLDPPSAFLLEAVAQGLVRFDANGEIEPALAQSWIVSDDGMRYTFRIRRTHWPNGRRVTAEQVAARLRAAISRASRNPFKPVLAAIDDIIAMTDEVLEIQLHGARPNFLQLLAQPELAIMLGGHGTGPYRVLPGGNAPARLMPIRDEGEPEDGDEEEQPAILLWGQRAAIAVTRFAEGEIEFVIGGTIGDLMIARAASLPRNTLMFDRPAGLLGLAFATADGPLADARVRRALAMAIDREAIAGALDAQGFDPRPALVPGGVTELPEPTAPDWADSPMPMRRELAARTIAALNLATPPMMRIAMPDAPGYRLLFAHLRRDWRRIGVDAVRVAPDAAADLRLVDMVAPANLGAWYLRQFSCEAGPVCDPRADEALARARAAATAEERRAALVEADRALAAITPYIALGSPVRWSLVSRRLTGFRPNQFARHPASELIAEEF from the coding sequence ATGCTGGCGCCCGCTGCCTGCCGCCAGCCCGCGACAGGCCCGGTGGAGGTGAGTGCGATCGGCGCGCCGGCGCGCCTGCACAATCCCAATCTCGAGCCGCTCGATCCGCCTTCCGCCTTCCTGCTCGAAGCCGTGGCACAGGGGCTGGTCCGCTTCGACGCAAACGGCGAGATCGAGCCCGCGCTGGCGCAGAGCTGGATCGTCTCCGACGACGGCATGCGCTACACCTTCCGCATCCGCCGCACCCACTGGCCCAACGGCCGGCGAGTCACTGCCGAACAGGTCGCCGCGCGGCTGCGCGCCGCGATCAGCCGTGCCAGTCGCAACCCCTTCAAACCCGTGCTGGCGGCGATCGACGACATCATCGCGATGACCGACGAGGTGCTGGAGATCCAGCTCCATGGCGCGCGCCCCAATTTCCTCCAGCTCCTGGCGCAACCCGAATTGGCGATCATGCTGGGCGGGCACGGTACCGGGCCCTATCGCGTCCTGCCCGGGGGCAACGCACCGGCGCGGCTGATGCCGATCCGCGATGAGGGCGAACCGGAAGACGGCGACGAGGAGGAGCAGCCCGCCATCCTGCTATGGGGCCAGCGCGCGGCGATCGCGGTGACGCGGTTCGCCGAGGGCGAAATCGAATTCGTCATCGGCGGCACGATCGGCGATCTCATGATCGCGCGCGCCGCCAGCCTGCCGCGCAATACGCTGATGTTCGATCGGCCGGCGGGACTGCTCGGCCTGGCCTTCGCCACGGCCGACGGGCCGCTCGCCGACGCACGGGTTCGCAGGGCGCTCGCGATGGCGATCGATCGCGAGGCGATCGCCGGCGCACTCGATGCGCAGGGTTTCGATCCGCGCCCCGCTTTGGTGCCGGGGGGAGTCACCGAGCTGCCCGAACCCACCGCGCCGGACTGGGCCGATTCGCCGATGCCGATGCGCCGCGAGCTGGCGGCACGGACCATCGCGGCGCTGAATTTGGCGACGCCCCCGATGATGCGCATCGCCATGCCCGACGCCCCCGGCTATCGCCTGCTCTTCGCCCATTTGCGGCGCGACTGGCGCCGGATCGGAGTGGACGCGGTGCGCGTCGCGCCGGACGCCGCCGCCGATCTGAGGCTGGTCGACATGGTCGCACCGGCCAATCTGGGAGCCTGGTATCTGCGTCAATTCTCCTGCGAAGCCGGCCCGGTCTGCGACCCGCGAGCCGACGAAGCGCTGGCCCGTGCCCGTGCCGCCGCAACGGCGGAGGAGCGGCGGGCGGCACTGGTCGAGGCCGATCGCGCGCTTGCCGCGATCACGCCCTATATCGCGCTCGGTTCGCCGGTGCGCTGGTCGCTGGTCTCCCGCCGGCTGACCGGCTTCCGCCCGAATCAGTTCGCGCGCCACCCCGCCAGCGAGCTGATCGCGGAGGAATTCTGA
- the nadC gene encoding carboxylating nicotinate-nucleotide diphosphorylase: MTFTLDRFDLGAFVAATLAEDLGDHGDVTSAAVIPADARFSGVMDSREAIVVAGLPVAEAFFRTLDPQVEIERLATDGDAVPAGTDLLRLAGNARAMLAAERSALNTVQHLSGIATLTRAYVDAIAGTGAILLDTRKTIPGLRVLEKYATRMGGATNHRMRLDDAAMIKDNHVAVAGSVDEAVRRAVAAGLTRIIVEVDRIDQIAPALSAGATHLLLDNMGPAMLRESVALVAGRVPTEASGGIDLATIRAKAETGVTCLSVGRITQSAPAADIGLDFAAL; encoded by the coding sequence ATGACCTTCACGCTCGACCGCTTCGATTTGGGCGCCTTCGTCGCCGCTACGCTCGCCGAGGATCTGGGCGATCATGGCGATGTCACGTCCGCCGCCGTCATTCCGGCCGATGCGCGCTTCTCCGGCGTGATGGACAGCCGCGAGGCGATCGTCGTCGCCGGCCTGCCGGTCGCCGAGGCCTTTTTCCGAACCCTCGACCCGCAAGTGGAGATCGAACGGCTGGCGACGGACGGCGATGCAGTGCCGGCTGGAACGGACCTGCTGCGCCTTGCCGGCAATGCCCGCGCGATGCTCGCCGCCGAACGCTCCGCGCTCAACACCGTCCAGCATTTGTCCGGCATCGCGACGCTGACCCGTGCCTATGTCGATGCGATCGCCGGCACCGGGGCGATCCTGCTCGACACCCGCAAGACCATCCCGGGCCTGCGCGTGCTGGAAAAATATGCGACCCGGATGGGCGGCGCCACGAACCATCGGATGCGGCTCGACGATGCGGCGATGATCAAGGACAATCATGTTGCGGTGGCGGGATCGGTCGATGAAGCGGTGCGCCGCGCCGTCGCGGCGGGGCTGACGCGGATCATCGTCGAGGTCGACCGGATCGATCAGATCGCGCCCGCTTTGTCCGCCGGGGCCACGCACCTGCTGCTCGACAATATGGGCCCCGCGATGCTGCGCGAGTCCGTGGCGCTGGTTGCCGGCCGGGTGCCGACCGAAGCGAGCGGCGGGATCGATCTGGCAACGATCCGCGCCAAAGCGGAAACCGGCGTCACCTGTCTTTCCGTCGGCCGCATCACCCAGTCGGCGCCTGCCGCCGATATCGGACTGGACTTCGCCGCCCTTTAG